CATAAGGGGCCTTTGCTTCGCCTAATTCAGAATATTTTTTTCTTATTAGGTTGCTCATACCAATGATCCTTTTGAAGGAGAACAAGCCACAACCTTACCATTCCATTGTGAATATTTAACGTTGATTGGCATAACATAAAGTATGCAACGTCCTCTGGCACAAAGCCGACTGCCATATCTATCTACGGCCAGAACAATAACCTAAAGTGTGATGCACATAGCATTTTTAATCAGGTGTATCATTTGGGGCCTTATTGAGGGCCTCATTTTAACATTTAAAAATAAATCAATTAAAATTCAAAGAGATATATTAGATATCGCATCCAGTCAGAGGAGCCAGATTCAGAAAAGCCTGCCTTCGGGCAGGCTTTTTGCTTTCATCATTACCCTGATGTCAGGCTGACATTAACTGGCATTCCTGAACGCCGCTCCAGCACCTCGTCAACCCGGGAGGCATCAACGCTATCTCCTGTGATAAACGCGCGTAACACTGGCGTAACGGGTAATGGTACTTTTTTATCTGATTCAAATTCAGCACGGTTGCGCGATAGCGGTTCGTGTACCTCCAGCCAACGACTGCCGTCCGGCTCCTTTGAAAATTTAACGGGTCGATCAATAATCTGCACACGTGTTCCGACAGGAACATTGTCAAATAAATATTTAATATCGTCATTACGCAAACGGATACAGCCCTGACTGACGCGAAGACCAATGCCAAAGTTAGCATTAGTGCCATGAATAGCATATAACCGGCCAATATATAACGCGTACAATCCCATCGGATTATCCGGCCCCGCTGGCACCATAGCAGGCAGAGTTTTTCCCTCTTTCGCATATTCCCGACGCGTATTGGCCGTTGGCACCCAAACCGGGCCATCTTGTTTTCGTTCAACTGCAGTCACCCAGTTACGCGGCGTTTCACGGCCAGCCTGACCAATACCAATGGGCAACACCTCGACCGTATTCGTACCTTCAGGATAATAATAAAGGCGCATCTCGGCGACGTTTACCACAATACCTTCCCGAACGGTATCAGGCAGGATTAACTGCCGGGGCACGACCAGCGTAGACCCCGAAGCAGGTAAAAACACATCGACGCCGGGATTGGCTTCAAGCATATTGCTCAGCCCTTGTCCATACCGGGCGGCAAATGCTTCTAAGGGCTGAGTATTGTTCTGTGGTATAGCGATTGTGGCAGGATGTCCAACCAGACGGCTACCCTCTGGCGGCAACGGATAGCTTACAGCGAACACCGTTTGGCTTATCAGCAATACGAAAAATGGAAAAAAAAGTATTACACGACGCATTATATCCCTTCCTCTGTCACGGCAGGTGTGCGGTAAGTATAGCTTTTTTCTCACATTGCTGATTTTATGCTCCGGGGCTATATTGCGTTTGCTTGCATATCCGGCAGGACAATATTACTGCTCGCCAGCTCTCCCATGTTGTGGAATATCACGCAGGCAGCTTCAACGATGGGTATCGCCAGCGCCGCTGAATAGGAAAGAAAGCCACCCAACAATACTGGTAAACCACACC
The Salmonella bongori NCTC 12419 DNA segment above includes these coding regions:
- the ldtA gene encoding L,D-transpeptidase; protein product: MRRVILFFPFFVLLISQTVFAVSYPLPPEGSRLVGHPATIAIPQNNTQPLEAFAARYGQGLSNMLEANPGVDVFLPASGSTLVVPRQLILPDTVREGIVVNVAEMRLYYYPEGTNTVEVLPIGIGQAGRETPRNWVTAVERKQDGPVWVPTANTRREYAKEGKTLPAMVPAGPDNPMGLYALYIGRLYAIHGTNANFGIGLRVSQGCIRLRNDDIKYLFDNVPVGTRVQIIDRPVKFSKEPDGSRWLEVHEPLSRNRAEFESDKKVPLPVTPVLRAFITGDSVDASRVDEVLERRSGMPVNVSLTSG